Proteins from a single region of Equus asinus isolate D_3611 breed Donkey chromosome 17, EquAss-T2T_v2, whole genome shotgun sequence:
- the LOC139040787 gene encoding uncharacterized protein — protein sequence MRVHFRSLVTTADGERTYWVQASAEHKTRPEYGLSTWTQNLFRNTCPLSHHTPILNPVLALCNLASGPAAALKALWLRHSNPLACANPRQASCSLTSPTTVREHAIPLSPSLPLVLFPAHLVTAEQKVPGCPVHSPHLCPVSKALSPHPGNCPTARQTSLLGRLNHLPQTEFITLLPDPAPNSSQALTQLSRGPTHAVVQARLPDVTPPTSSPPTLTSCWVLILPPTWIFWRVLAASALPRTPGLLGLEGWFQKSAPGALTLPLSPASSLITLCLLLGTSVPTHLQFLEHVCASAVPSASGL from the coding sequence AGCACAAGACGCGACCAGAATATGGACTGTCCACGTGGACACAGAACTTGTTCAGAAACACCTGCCCCCTCAGCCACCACACCCCAATCCTGAATCCTGTTCTTGCTCTCTGCAACCTGGCCTCAGGCCCCGCTGCTGCCCTGAAAGCGCTCTGGCTCAGACACAGCAATCCCCTCGCCTGTGCTAACCCCAGGCAGGCTTCGTGCTCGCTGACCTCGCCAACCACCGTCAGGGAGCATGCGATCccactttccccttctcttcccctcgTCCTTTTCCCTGCTCATCTCGTAACTGCTGAACAAAAGGTTCCTGGGTGCCCTGTTCACTCTCCACACCTGTGTCCTGTGTCCAAGGCTTTAAGCCCCCACCCCGGCAACTGTCCAACTGCCCGTCAGACATCTCTACTTGGACGCTTAAACCACCTTCCCCAAACGGAGTTCATCACCCTCCTCCCTGACCCAGCCCCCAACTCCTCCCAGGCCCTCACTCAACTCAGCAGAGGACCCACCCATGCAGTTGTCCAAGCCAGACTCCCGGACGTCACACCACCCACTTCCTCTCCCCCCACATTAACCAGCTGCTGGGTACTAATTCTGCCTCCTACCTGGATCTTCTGGAGGGTCCTCGCTGCCTCCGCTCTGCCTAGGACACCAGGTCTCCTTGGTCTGGAGGGGTGGTTCCAGAAGTCCGCTCCTGGAGCTCtgaccctgcctctctctccagcctcctccctcatcACTCTGTGTCTCCTACTCGGCACGTCAGTCCCAACTCATCTACAGTTCCTAGAACACGTCTGTGCCtcggctgtgccctctgcctcagGTCTGTGA